In Setaria italica strain Yugu1 chromosome I, Setaria_italica_v2.0, whole genome shotgun sequence, the genomic window GAGCATGTAATATATATGAGCAGAAGGCACCGTGCCATCACTGCTACCAGAGGTTTATCAGCCCAACACATGCCCGCATGCAGCAATATGGTCGATTGGTCGTCGATTGTCGATCCATCAGAGGACCGATGCGTGTCCAAGTGCTCACTGACAAATTCCAACAAGCTTAGCCACCGCGTGCCATGCATGAGATTGTTTGCTTCGATGCCCGGGGCGAAATCCAATTGGCCTTATTGGCATATCTTCTGAATGCAGCCTAGCAGCTTTGTTTGCCCCTTGGCCCAGGGCCGAGGCAACCTCACCACCCACTAGGAACAGGACTGGCCCGGGATGATGATGCATCATGCTCGCAGCAGGCAGCTCGTGGTGCGCCCCCCTGCCCGCTTGCCAATCGCGTCCCCTCTTGCTGCCCCAACATGGAGCGCACCTGCCATTCTGCCAGTCGCAAGACATTCAGCTGCGGACCGTCTAGTCAGATGATCAACATCCAGATCACATAAAAGCAATAATCTACCAATTATATGTTCACAAATTCTGCCTCCCAATAGAAAGCAGTTAAAGAACAGCTTTCCTGTACTCAACTCACGAATGATGATGCAGTATTAGCCATGAATTATCAAGTAATTCCTTACAGAAAACTGCATGCATCATCAAAGAAATGAACCAATGGAAAGAAACTGCAAACTGGTGCACAGGGCAGGACTAGCACCAACAGATCTTGGAAAAGCAACGAACAGCATGGTTGCTGCGCACTCAAAGAACTAGCCTCTATCTTTATGCAAATAGGAGACAACTCAGATCAGCTTTCCCAAAATCCTCCTGTTTACAACGAAAACTCTAGGAACACTCCCTTTCTCGTGGTATGATGGGCAACAACCCGACTGTAATAACACACCCTACAAATATTTTGCCATGGCAGCTGATCAGACACTTCAGTTACCCTACGTGGCGTTCTATCATCAAGAAAAACCCTACCTTGTAAATTTCAGAGATCAGGTTACCAGAGTACCTAAACACAAGGATACAGATGCATCTACATTCCGAGATTCTCGCTAGCTGTGGGTGCCATTTGCAAATCCATTAGCAACTCGAGCCTTGCAACATGTACCATGTTAAGATTTCAGTTTCTTCTGCTACCGGGCCAGAAGCCTGTATGATGGCAAGTCCTCAATCCGCTGAATATCTTCGATCAAAAGCTCCCTTTCTAGCTGACGCCTCGTAGATTTCATGACCGTCTGCAGTTTTAGTAGTACAGACAAGTGAGCAAGGATTCCCACGAGGACAAGAGCCAATGTGTGGATTATTTAATATCTATGGATTTTTCATAAATAGGTCAAGAAAGGAGAAGTTGCTACCCGGAGAATTTAAAGATTTAGAGGAAAAAGAACATACGTTGAAGTCCATGTAAGTAGCATGCATGTCAAGCCATTGCTGATCCATCAGCTTGAAGGTTATACAGTAGATAATGTCAAAAGCTTGATCATTTTCTGAACAAAAAGTCAAAACATTGAATTAATATTTGGGAGCGCAATAACAAAATCTTTCAGTTAGCTCACATTTTTTAGTGTTTACTACCTCTCAGAAGTACAAGTGTAAAACTAAAAGATTGTATTGCTATATTATAGTCTTATCAGATAATTGAGTTGAACTTAGCAAATATGGACCATTAACTGTTCATTCTGGACACATAAACACACAGAACTTGTTTAAATCATGCATACTATTGTACTCTGTTATTTAATCATAGCTATCATCACAAGAAAACAACCTAAGTCCAAACATAGATAACACCTCAATAGTACAAGGAATAGTTGAGAATTGAGATGAAAGAAATTAGCGGCAGACAACTCTTGTAGATTACCATCCCCATTCCAAAATAGAGTTCTGAAATAAAGGTTATACCTGAAAGAAACTTTAGGAAAACCGCTCCAAACAATGACCTCGGTTTAACTGCATAGGCACGACAGCAAGATTGAATGTAAATTAAAAATGAACTAAAAGGGGCCAGGTCAAAAATTTCTTCCAAAGTTTCTTAAATTCTGCAGGAACTGTTAATATCTTGCAAACAGATGCACTATTTAATGCACAAAAGACTCATGGTTGACAAACCTGCTTGAAGATCAAGCATCTGGATGAGCATGAAGGTTATATTTACACCAGCTACAGCAAATGGATACTCCCAGATTGCACGATCACCATTCTGCTTGCGAAGAAGTTCCTGAAAAGATTTCTGCACAGAAAAGTCTGTTAAGAGTGATTTGTGGCAATTATGACATGATGAACATTTAGATTTAATAAATTACATGTGTAAACAGATTGTTTCAGCATTTGGTTCTGTTAGATGGGTTTGTACTGTTTCATCAGAGTACAAGATATACtctgtgattttttttcttttttcccgcTCCTTTTTGCAGGGTTTAACAACGAAATATTAGACATCCATAGCCAGAAAATAGCAATATATGCCACATTTTATTTATTAACTCTGCAAATAGTAAGTTCAGCAAGCCATCTAGGTTATGCTTGTCATACTCTAAACAGAAGTGATGAAGACTGGAGTACATCATAGCCTCAAGCGGTCAAGCCTATAAGTCCCCATAAATCATAACAGAAAAGCATGTGACAAGAGCAATAGCGCTGAAAACAAGGGTTTGCACTCACTGGATAATTCCTAGCAAAGAACAACAGATTCTCCAAGGAGATGAAGCCTCCACCTCTGTAATGCCAACACACCACACCAGAGGATCATCAATCACTACTGTCTACTTCTCTAGGTCAAAAGGATACTACTGGCAAAACAGGTAACAGTTAGCAACTGGAACATAGGAGAAGGATCAATTACCTAAAATCTGTAGATGGGTCTTTCCCTTGCCAACCCATCTCTTTCCATTGTTCTGATATTAGACCCCGAAGCTCGGTTCCAGGAAAAGAAGCACACCAAAGAGCATGAAGTGCTTCCTAATAGAAGATAAATGAGATAACACATTAAGTAACTAGCTACGCTTTCTCAAATTTCATCTGAAAGGACAAATGAACAGaactagaaaaatcaaaatgatgaTCTGGATTGAGATTTCTATTTCAGCAGGTTAAGTTTTAACTCATTaaggaacagcagcagcaacataacAACTGATCTTAACAAGTCCTTGAACACGAGATTATCTATTTGCTGCACAGTTAACAACAAGTAATTCCTTATGGTTTGCTCAGATATGTAGACACGCTAGATTTCCAATTTTACAGTCATGTCAAATTTCTTGGTCACTCAACTGAACATCTCGTCTCATGTTCATCATCTTGTACTGAATAATTAGAATGTACATTATGGGAACACTAGCACACACACACTTCGCAAGAGAACATGGAATTCCACAAGTACCACAAGATGAACCTTATAAGAACAGTTTGCTGTCAAAAGCAACCGAAACAAGTACCTGATGCTCTCTGTTTGAACTATCATACTGAACTTCTATTCTGTTCTGTAACCTCTGTAGGCATTCTTCCTGAAACAGGAAATTGAGAATTAGTTTGCACATAAACTTCACTATCCCCGCAGCATACAGTTAAACTACAAAATTCGTgaaattaagaagaaaaaatacTCATGTGCAGAATAGCACTGAAGTGAATTAACAGAGACGTAGCAAATTTTATGCAGACAGCGCGAAGCAATGCGAGATCAGAGGATGGTCCGAAGTTCGGGGTGAATTCGGGGGCTAAACAGTGAGAAATTTCGAATTTCACAGACAGGCTCGAGAATTTAGCTTTAGAACCGCTAAAGCAAATTTGGGGATCAATCCAAAGAGAAATAGGCCAATCCCACCTGCATAGGCGTTAAATCGAAGGAGAGGCGCGCATCGCTGTCCCTCCTCTGCGCGCAGACGCAGGAAAGCCCCCTCCCGATCCACGCCGTCGACCCCGTCACGACCTCCGCTGCAGCACCAGCGTACGGACAGCACAGACCATGAGCACAATCCCCGTGGCAGGAGCAGCAACAGCATCCAGATTCCAGAAGAAAACTAACAAACAGATATACAAACAGGAGGCGAGGTGAGGCACCCGAAGAGGAGTGgtggaaggcggcggcgcggtcggaGCCGGAGAGCCGGCGGACGGCGACGAAGGAGCCCGCGCTCCCGTCCATCTTGCCGCGGAACGGCAACCCTACCCTGGCTTCGCTTCCCCCCTTAACCCTCTCTCCCCCACGCGCTCCCTGCCTGCCTCTACGCGCGGCGATCCGCGCGGGGATCCATGGCCGTGCAGCCGCAGTCACAAccgcgggcggggcggcgaggTCACaccgggcgagcgggcgggcggcgagcggatCCCGAGATGGCTGGAGAGGAACAGCAGAGCGGGGTAGGGCAGGGGGTGGCCGGATTGGCTCGGCTTCGCAGCGGCCTAGCCTTGCCTTGCCTCTTCCGTCCGTTGTTGGTTAGTTGGTTGGTTCTTGGTTGGCTGGCTCCGCTACGCTTCGTCTTTCTGGTTGGCCGCCGCGCTGCGCTGGGCTGCTGCTCCGCTGCAGATAAATCAATAGGGAATGCCGCCGTACTTgcctttgctttgcttgctcgATTCGCTtttttttctactccctccagAATTGGGGGAGAGATCAATATTAATGaaaaattacatatatataggggctgtttggatacgaggtgctaaactttaacagtgtcacatcggatgttcggatgctaattaggaggactaaacatgagctaattataaaactaattgcagaaccttgtgctaattcgcgagacgaatctattaagcctaattaatccatcattagcaaatggttactg contains:
- the LOC101769923 gene encoding ELMO domain-containing protein A isoform X1, coding for MDGSAGSFVAVRRLSGSDRAAAFHHSSSGASPRLLFVYLFVSFLLESGCCCCSCHGDCAHGLCCPYAGAAAEVVTGSTAWIGRGLSCVCAQRRDSDARLSFDLTPMQEECLQRLQNRIEVQYDSSNREHQEALHALWCASFPGTELRGLISEQWKEMGWQGKDPSTDFRGGGFISLENLLFFARNYPKSFQELLRKQNGDRAIWEYPFAVAGVNITFMLIQMLDLQAVKPRSLFGAVFLKFLSENDQAFDIIYCITFKLMDQQWLDMHATYMDFNTVMKSTRRQLERELLIEDIQRIEDLPSYRLLAR
- the LOC101769923 gene encoding ELMO domain-containing protein A isoform X2 yields the protein MDGSAGSFVAVRRLSGSDRAAAFHHSSSAEVVTGSTAWIGRGLSCVCAQRRDSDARLSFDLTPMQEECLQRLQNRIEVQYDSSNREHQEALHALWCASFPGTELRGLISEQWKEMGWQGKDPSTDFRGGGFISLENLLFFARNYPKSFQELLRKQNGDRAIWEYPFAVAGVNITFMLIQMLDLQAVKPRSLFGAVFLKFLSENDQAFDIIYCITFKLMDQQWLDMHATYMDFNTVMKSTRRQLERELLIEDIQRIEDLPSYRLLAR